Proteins encoded in a region of the Nicotiana tomentosiformis chromosome 9, ASM39032v3, whole genome shotgun sequence genome:
- the LOC138898663 gene encoding uncharacterized protein: MLQQLIGSTGKMQERVDSHESAIKGLTEVTVQHAPAESNKEKEIAKETELVKEKTIEAEPEQVQTQTTGKKRPPAPFPQRLAKYHKDEQYKKFMEMLKQIQVNSPLIDAFKEMHGYAKMMKDLISRKFDFQDLATVTLTQTCSAVVTRLIAEKLSDPGSFTIPCTIGNYAFAKALCDLGASINLMPLAIYKRLGIGRERPTSMLLQLADRTVKRPSGILDDMLVQVGKFAFPEDFVILDYRVDEEIPIILGRPFLATGRALIDCENWEAKDETER, from the exons ATGTTGCAACAACTGATTGGGTCTACTGGAAAAATGCAAGAGAGAGTGGACTCACATGAATCAGCGATAAAGG GGTTAACAGAGGTGACGGTACAACATGCACCAGCTGAATCTAACAAAGAAAAAGAGATTGCGAAGGAAACTGAGTTAGTGAAAGAGAAGACAATCGAAGCAGAGCCCGAGCAGGTTCAAACTCAAACCACAGGAAAGAAGCGGCCTCCAgcacctttcccccagagattggccaaatatcataaagatgagcagtataagaaattcatggagatgttgaaGCAAATCCAGGTGAACAGCCCATTGATTGATGCCTTTAAGGAAATGCATGGTTATGctaaaatgatgaaggacttgatatctcgtaagttcgactttcaagacttggccacGGTTACACTTACTCAGACATGTAGTGCTGTTGTGACAAGACTCATAGCTGAGAAGCTGTCTGacccagggagtttcacaattcCATGCACAATAGGTAACTATGCTTTTGCTAAggcactttgtgatttgggggcgagcataaaCCTGATGccattggctatttataaaaggttaggcattggaagagaaagacccacatccatgttactacagCTAGCCGACCGAACGGTGAAGAGGCCCTCAGGTATACTTGATGATATGCTGGTGCAGGTTGGAAAGTTCGCATTTCCGGaagattttgtcattctggactaccgagttgacgaggagattcccataattttggggaggccattcttggccactgggagagctCTAATTGATTGTGAAAACTGGGAAGCTAAAGATGAGACTGAACGATGA